From one Pseudactinotalea sp. HY158 genomic stretch:
- the carA gene encoding glutamine-hydrolyzing carbamoyl-phosphate synthase small subunit: MTAAHDPDAAVLVLEDGTTYRGRAYGRRGTTTGEVVFTTGMSGYQETLTDPSYHRQIVVMTAPHIGNTGVNDEDAESAGLQVAGLVVRDPARRTSSWRATGDLASELTEQGVVGISHLDTRALTRRLRDAGVMRAGIFSGDSLPAHLGADESAALLATVLAEPAMAGADLAREVTTPEAYVLEPSGSFAGTEPRAVVVAIDLGMKAMTAKRLTERGARVHVLPADATYADIAALAPDGVFYSNGPGDPAAATDVVATIREVLDAKTPFFGICFGNQLLGRALGFDTYKLTFGHRGINQPVQDLATGKVDITSHNHGFAVDVPIGEPVTAPHDGGRFGRVEVSHICLNDRVVEGIRALDLPAFAVQYHPEAASGPNDAAHLFDQFLTMMKGA; encoded by the coding sequence ATGACTGCTGCGCATGACCCAGACGCTGCGGTGCTCGTCCTCGAGGACGGCACCACCTACCGGGGCCGGGCCTACGGCCGACGAGGCACGACCACCGGCGAGGTCGTCTTCACCACCGGGATGAGCGGCTATCAGGAGACCCTGACCGACCCCTCCTACCACCGCCAGATCGTCGTCATGACGGCCCCGCACATCGGCAACACCGGCGTCAACGACGAGGACGCCGAATCCGCCGGCCTGCAGGTCGCCGGACTCGTCGTGCGCGACCCGGCCCGACGCACCTCCAGCTGGCGCGCCACCGGAGACCTCGCGAGCGAACTGACCGAGCAGGGCGTCGTCGGCATCAGCCACCTCGACACCCGGGCGCTCACCCGCAGGCTCCGCGACGCCGGCGTCATGCGCGCCGGGATCTTCTCCGGCGACTCGCTTCCCGCCCACCTGGGCGCCGACGAGAGCGCGGCGCTCCTCGCGACCGTGCTCGCCGAACCGGCCATGGCCGGGGCCGACCTCGCGCGGGAGGTGACGACACCCGAGGCCTACGTGCTCGAACCGAGCGGCTCGTTCGCGGGAACGGAACCCCGCGCCGTCGTCGTCGCGATCGACCTGGGCATGAAGGCGATGACCGCCAAGCGCCTGACCGAGCGCGGCGCCCGCGTGCACGTGCTGCCGGCGGACGCGACCTACGCCGACATCGCCGCCCTCGCACCCGACGGGGTGTTCTACTCCAACGGGCCCGGCGACCCGGCGGCCGCGACCGACGTCGTCGCCACGATCCGCGAGGTGCTCGACGCGAAGACGCCGTTCTTCGGGATCTGCTTCGGCAACCAGCTGCTCGGCCGCGCCCTGGGCTTCGACACCTACAAGCTCACCTTCGGGCACCGGGGGATCAACCAGCCGGTGCAGGACCTGGCCACCGGGAAGGTCGACATCACGAGCCACAACCACGGCTTCGCCGTCGACGTCCCGATCGGTGAGCCGGTCACCGCCCCGCACGACGGCGGCCGGTTCGGCCGGGTCGAGGTGAGCCACATCTGCCTGAACGATCGTGTCGTCGAGGGCATCCGCGCCCTCGATCTGCCCGCGTTCGCCGTTCAATACCACCCCGAGGCCGCGTCGGGACCGAATGACGCTGCCCACCTGTTCGACCAGTTCCTCACCATGATGAAGGGCGCCTGA
- the carB gene encoding carbamoyl-phosphate synthase large subunit, translating to MPRRTDISSVLVIGSGPIVIGQAAEFDYSGTQACRVLREEGMRVILVNSNPATIMTDPEFADATYVEPITTEVLEAIIVKERPDALLATLGGQTALNAAVALHEAGILAAHGVELIGANVAAIHAGEDRQAFKDIVERCGAESARSRICHSMADCLEAVVDLKYPVVVRPSFTMGGLGSGIAYDEEDLHTIAGAGLHYSPTTEVLLEESILGWKEFELELMRDRADNVVVVCSIENVDPVGVHTGDSVTIAPALTLTDREYQNLRDISIAVIREVGVETGGCNIQFAIEPTTGRVVVIEMNPRVSRSSALASKATGFPIAKLAAMLALGYTMDEVANDITGSTPASFEPALDYIVAKVPRFTFEKFPAADPTLTTTMKSVGEAMALGRNYTEALQKALRSIDTPEASFHWRGDAPDAAATARLLESSRVPTPGRFVDLQQAIRGGATLEQIHDATSMDPWFIDQMFLLHEVATAVAAADGLDADTLAEAKRHGFSDRQIGEIRGIGEATVREMRHAYGLRPVYKTVDTCAAEFEARTPYHYSSYDSETEVRPREREAVIILGSGPNRIGQGIEFDYSCVHATLALSEQYETIMINCNPETVSTDYDTSDRLYFEPLTFEDVLEVYHAELAVGPIAGVVVQLGGQTPLGLAARLRDAGVPILGTPPEAIDAAEDRGLFGQVLLAADLPAPAFGTAISLQQAREIADRIGYPVLVRPSYVLGGRGMEIVYDEPQLTSYVRRATGTVRSDGSDDHTDADFAVFPAPVLVDRFLDQAIEIDVDAIYDGTELFLGGVMEHIEEAGIHSGDSACVLPPITLSTSMIRRIRTSTEAIAAGVGVRGLINIQFALSSDTLYVLEANPRASRTVPFVSKATGIPLAKAAARVMAGECIADLRSAGVLPDHDAVIDDSGAPIAVKESVLPFNRFRTASGQVVDSVLGPEMRSTGEVMGFDRDFPLAFAKSQAAAFGGLPTGGTVFVSVADRDKRAIGLPTSRLVELGFRILATEGTASVLQRHGITAEVVRKASDGPGPDGEPTIIDLISSDQVDMVTNTPGSKGARADGYDIRTATTAAGKAISTTVQQYTAAVQAIEAVRRGPFEVTSLQDHDRARAARVAQAAQSAQATQSAQSTRSTTVPARA from the coding sequence ATGCCTCGCCGTACCGATATCTCCAGTGTCCTCGTCATCGGCTCGGGCCCGATCGTCATCGGTCAGGCCGCCGAGTTCGACTACTCCGGCACCCAGGCCTGCCGCGTGCTCCGGGAGGAGGGGATGAGGGTCATCCTCGTCAACTCCAACCCGGCCACGATCATGACCGACCCCGAGTTCGCCGACGCCACGTACGTCGAGCCGATCACCACCGAGGTGCTCGAGGCGATCATCGTCAAGGAGCGCCCCGACGCGCTCCTCGCCACCCTCGGCGGCCAGACCGCCCTGAACGCCGCCGTCGCGCTGCACGAGGCCGGGATCCTCGCGGCGCACGGGGTCGAGCTGATCGGGGCCAACGTCGCCGCGATCCACGCCGGCGAGGACCGGCAGGCGTTCAAGGACATCGTCGAGCGCTGCGGAGCCGAGTCCGCGCGCTCCCGGATCTGCCACAGCATGGCGGACTGCCTCGAGGCCGTCGTCGACCTCAAGTATCCGGTCGTCGTGCGCCCCTCCTTCACCATGGGCGGGCTCGGCTCGGGCATCGCCTACGACGAGGAGGACCTGCACACGATCGCGGGCGCCGGCCTGCACTACTCGCCCACGACCGAGGTGCTCCTCGAGGAGTCGATCCTCGGCTGGAAGGAGTTCGAGCTCGAGCTCATGCGCGACCGCGCCGACAACGTCGTGGTCGTGTGCTCGATCGAGAACGTCGACCCCGTGGGCGTGCACACAGGGGACTCCGTCACGATCGCCCCGGCCCTGACCCTGACCGACCGCGAGTACCAGAACCTGCGAGACATCTCGATCGCGGTCATCCGCGAGGTCGGCGTCGAGACCGGCGGCTGCAACATCCAGTTCGCCATCGAACCGACCACCGGCCGGGTCGTCGTGATCGAGATGAACCCGCGGGTCTCGCGGTCCTCCGCGCTCGCCTCCAAGGCGACCGGCTTCCCGATCGCCAAGCTCGCCGCGATGCTCGCCCTCGGCTACACGATGGACGAGGTCGCCAACGACATCACCGGCTCGACCCCCGCCTCGTTCGAGCCCGCGCTCGACTACATCGTGGCCAAGGTTCCGCGGTTCACGTTCGAGAAGTTCCCGGCCGCGGATCCCACCCTGACGACCACGATGAAGTCGGTGGGGGAGGCGATGGCGCTCGGGCGCAACTACACGGAGGCGCTGCAGAAGGCGCTGCGCTCGATCGACACCCCCGAGGCGAGCTTCCACTGGCGCGGTGACGCGCCCGACGCAGCGGCCACCGCCCGGCTGCTCGAGTCCTCCCGGGTGCCCACTCCGGGCCGCTTCGTCGACCTGCAGCAGGCCATCCGGGGCGGGGCCACGCTCGAGCAGATCCACGACGCCACGTCGATGGACCCCTGGTTCATCGACCAGATGTTCCTCCTGCACGAGGTGGCCACGGCGGTCGCCGCGGCCGACGGGCTCGACGCCGACACCCTTGCCGAGGCGAAGCGTCACGGCTTCTCCGACCGTCAGATCGGCGAGATCCGCGGCATCGGCGAGGCCACGGTGCGGGAGATGCGCCACGCCTACGGCCTTCGGCCGGTGTACAAGACGGTCGACACGTGCGCCGCCGAGTTCGAGGCCCGCACCCCCTACCACTACTCGAGCTACGACTCCGAGACCGAGGTGCGCCCGCGCGAGCGGGAGGCCGTCATCATCCTCGGCTCCGGCCCGAACCGGATCGGCCAGGGGATCGAGTTCGACTACTCCTGCGTGCACGCCACCCTCGCACTGTCGGAGCAGTACGAGACGATCATGATCAACTGCAACCCGGAGACGGTCTCGACCGACTACGACACCTCGGACCGGCTCTACTTCGAGCCGCTCACCTTCGAGGACGTGCTCGAGGTCTACCACGCCGAGCTCGCCGTCGGCCCGATCGCCGGTGTCGTCGTCCAGTTGGGCGGCCAGACCCCGCTCGGGCTCGCCGCCCGGCTGCGGGACGCGGGCGTGCCGATCCTGGGCACGCCGCCCGAGGCGATCGACGCCGCCGAGGACCGCGGCCTCTTCGGCCAGGTGCTCCTCGCCGCCGACCTGCCCGCCCCCGCGTTCGGCACCGCCATCTCCCTGCAGCAGGCGCGCGAGATCGCCGACCGCATCGGCTACCCGGTGCTCGTGCGCCCGTCGTACGTGCTCGGCGGCCGGGGGATGGAGATCGTCTACGACGAACCCCAGCTCACCTCCTACGTGCGGCGGGCCACCGGCACCGTTCGGTCCGATGGCTCCGATGACCACACGGACGCCGACTTCGCCGTGTTCCCCGCCCCCGTGCTCGTCGACCGCTTCCTCGACCAGGCGATCGAGATCGACGTCGACGCGATCTACGACGGCACCGAACTCTTCCTCGGCGGCGTCATGGAGCACATCGAGGAGGCCGGCATCCACTCGGGCGACTCGGCGTGCGTGCTGCCCCCGATCACGCTGTCCACCTCGATGATCCGGCGGATCCGCACCTCCACCGAGGCGATCGCCGCCGGCGTCGGCGTGCGTGGCCTCATCAACATCCAGTTCGCGCTCTCCTCGGACACCCTCTATGTGCTCGAGGCGAATCCGCGCGCGTCGCGAACCGTGCCGTTCGTGTCGAAGGCGACCGGCATCCCGCTCGCCAAGGCCGCGGCCCGAGTCATGGCGGGGGAGTGCATCGCCGACCTGCGCAGCGCCGGAGTCCTGCCGGACCACGACGCCGTCATCGACGACTCGGGCGCCCCGATCGCCGTGAAGGAGTCGGTGCTGCCGTTCAACCGGTTCCGCACCGCCTCCGGACAGGTGGTCGACTCCGTGCTCGGGCCCGAGATGCGTTCCACGGGCGAGGTCATGGGCTTCGACCGGGACTTCCCGCTGGCGTTCGCCAAGTCCCAGGCGGCGGCGTTCGGCGGCCTGCCGACCGGCGGCACGGTCTTCGTGTCCGTCGCCGACCGCGACAAGCGGGCCATCGGCCTGCCCACGAGCCGGCTCGTGGAGCTGGGCTTCAGGATCCTCGCGACCGAGGGGACCGCCTCGGTGCTGCAGCGTCACGGGATCACGGCCGAGGTGGTGCGCAAGGCCTCGGACGGGCCCGGCCCGGACGGCGAGCCCACGATCATCGATCTCATCTCGAGCGATCAGGTCGACATGGTCACGAACACGCCCGGCTCGAAGGGCGCCCGGGCCGACGGCTACGACATCCGCACGGCCACGACCGCGGCGGGGAAGGCGATCTCGACGACCGTGCAGCAGTACACGGCGGCCGTGCAGGCGATCGAGGCGGTCCGCCGCGGCCCGTTCGAGGTCACCTCCCTGCAGGACCACGACCGTGCTCGCGCCGCCCGTGTCGCCCAGGCGGCCCAGTCGGCCCAGGCGACCCAGTCGGCCCAGTCAACCCGGTCGACGACCGTCCCGGCCCGCGCGTGA
- the pyrF gene encoding orotidine-5'-phosphate decarboxylase: MAARGPLCVGVDPHPQLLAAWGLADDVAGLREFSLRVVEALGSRVAAIKPQVAFFERHGSAGMAVLEEVVAACAALDQLTILDAKRGDIGSTMAGYAHAYLHPDSPLAGDAVTLSPYLGFGSLAPAIELAREHGRGVFVLTLTSNPEGAEVQHARGADGASVAGAIAAAAGRLNAGSLGSRELPESLGSGESTGDPAGRLGDVGLVVGATLGPVAERLGIDLAAVAGPLLAPGLGAQGATAADLAAAFGPARSQVLANSSRAILAAGPEAGALRAAAARTTAELRAALA; encoded by the coding sequence ATGGCCGCGCGCGGTCCGCTGTGCGTGGGCGTCGATCCCCACCCGCAGCTCCTGGCCGCGTGGGGGCTGGCGGACGACGTCGCGGGCCTTCGGGAGTTCTCGCTGCGGGTCGTCGAGGCACTCGGCTCCCGGGTGGCCGCCATCAAGCCGCAGGTTGCGTTCTTCGAGCGGCACGGCAGCGCCGGGATGGCGGTGCTCGAGGAGGTCGTGGCCGCCTGCGCGGCCCTGGACCAGCTGACCATCCTCGATGCGAAGCGGGGCGACATCGGCTCGACCATGGCCGGCTACGCCCACGCCTATCTCCACCCGGACAGCCCGCTCGCGGGGGACGCCGTGACCCTCTCGCCATATCTGGGCTTCGGCTCCCTCGCGCCCGCGATCGAGCTCGCCCGGGAGCACGGGCGCGGGGTCTTCGTGCTCACCCTCACGTCCAATCCCGAGGGTGCCGAGGTCCAGCACGCCCGGGGCGCGGACGGCGCGAGCGTCGCCGGGGCGATCGCCGCCGCGGCGGGGCGACTCAACGCCGGATCACTCGGATCACGCGAATTACCCGAATCACTCGGATCGGGCGAATCGACCGGGGACCCGGCGGGCCGGCTCGGCGACGTCGGCCTCGTCGTCGGCGCCACGCTCGGCCCGGTCGCCGAGCGACTCGGGATCGACCTGGCCGCGGTCGCCGGACCGCTCCTCGCCCCGGGACTCGGGGCGCAGGGCGCCACGGCCGCGGACCTGGCCGCGGCGTTCGGCCCCGCCCGCTCACAGGTACTGGCCAACTCCTCCCGCGCGATCCTGGCCGCCGGCCCGGAGGCCGGCGCACTCCGGGCGGCCGCCGCCCGCACCACCGCCGAGCTGCGCGCGGCGCTGGCGTGA
- the mihF gene encoding integration host factor, actinobacterial type: MALPELSPEQRAAALEKAAAARTARAEVKNRLKYSGGRISEVIELAGENEAVSRLRVLALLESLPGVGKVKARAIMAEVGIAESRRVRGLGPHQIAELVDRFG; this comes from the coding sequence GTGGCACTGCCAGAACTGAGCCCCGAACAGCGCGCGGCCGCACTCGAGAAGGCCGCCGCCGCCCGCACCGCGCGGGCCGAGGTGAAGAATCGACTGAAGTACAGCGGGGGACGGATCTCCGAGGTCATCGAGCTCGCCGGGGAGAACGAGGCCGTGAGCCGACTGCGCGTGCTCGCGCTGCTCGAATCCCTGCCCGGAGTGGGCAAGGTCAAGGCACGGGCCATCATGGCCGAGGTGGGTATCGCCGAGTCTCGGCGCGTCCGCGGCCTCGGCCCGCATCAGATCGCCGAGCTGGTGGACCGGTTTGGCTGA
- the gmk gene encoding guanylate kinase, whose protein sequence is MAESHRSRLTVLAGPTAVGKGTVSADLRARFPRVWLSVSATTRAPRPGEVDGVHYHFLTPQRFAELVAQGEFLEHAIVHGRHHYGTLRRPVEDVLGRGGLALLEIDLQGARQVRRTMPDARFVFLAPPSWEELERRLVGRGTEDAEERSRRLATATIELAAEPEFDHTIVNDEVHRATDELVTLMEGA, encoded by the coding sequence TTGGCTGAGTCCCACCGCAGCCGGCTCACCGTGCTCGCCGGGCCGACCGCCGTGGGCAAGGGCACGGTCTCCGCCGATCTGCGCGCCCGCTTCCCGCGCGTGTGGCTCTCGGTCTCGGCCACGACCCGCGCTCCTCGCCCCGGCGAGGTGGACGGCGTGCACTATCACTTCCTCACCCCGCAGCGCTTCGCCGAGCTCGTCGCCCAGGGGGAGTTCCTCGAGCACGCCATCGTCCACGGTCGCCACCACTACGGCACGCTGCGCCGTCCCGTCGAGGACGTCCTCGGCCGGGGCGGCCTCGCGCTGCTCGAGATCGACCTCCAGGGGGCCCGGCAGGTGCGCCGCACGATGCCCGATGCCCGCTTCGTCTTCCTCGCGCCACCGAGCTGGGAGGAACTCGAGCGCCGGCTCGTGGGTCGCGGCACCGAGGACGCCGAGGAGCGGTCCCGCCGCCTCGCCACGGCCACGATCGAGCTCGCGGCCGAGCCGGAGTTCGACCACACGATCGTCAACGACGAGGTCCACCGCGCGACCGACGAGCTCGTCACCCTCATGGAGGGTGCCTGA
- the rpoZ gene encoding DNA-directed RNA polymerase subunit omega, with protein sequence MSGTVAVPEGITDPPIDDLLEASDSKYALVIWSAKRARQINAYYAQLNEGLLEYVGPLVETEPQEKPLSIAMREINSGLLQPITIKD encoded by the coding sequence ATGTCCGGAACCGTCGCCGTGCCCGAAGGCATCACCGACCCGCCGATCGATGATCTGCTCGAGGCCAGTGACTCCAAGTACGCCCTGGTGATCTGGAGCGCCAAGCGCGCCCGCCAGATCAACGCCTACTACGCGCAGCTGAACGAGGGCCTGCTCGAATACGTCGGCCCGCTCGTGGAGACCGAGCCGCAGGAGAAGCCGCTCTCGATCGCGATGCGCGAGATCAACTCCGGGCTGCTCCAGCCGATCACGATCAAGGACTGA
- the coaBC gene encoding bifunctional phosphopantothenoylcysteine decarboxylase/phosphopantothenate--cysteine ligase CoaBC → MRIVLGVAGGIAAYKAVLLLRLLREAGHEVRVVPTSAALEFVGAPTWEALSGRPARPDVFSGALEVDHVRIGREADLAIVAPATADLLARAAGGHADDLLSSTLLTLTAPVLMAPAMHTEMWQHPATAANVATLRARGIHVLDPDSGRLTGSDTGPGRLPEPEAIMAAALALVPSAARAGEPGAPAGPLGGRTVAISAGGTREPLDPVRFLGNRSSGRQGLALARAAVAAGARVRLAAANVDAGLLAGLPRGVEVRAVETTAELDRAMTAWAADADLLVMAAAVADYRPARPAAAKLKKTAGPPTIELVQNPDILAGLVAGRRPGQVIVGFAAETGDDAGSVLEHGRTKARSKGADLLAVNEVGASAGFGDVPNRVTLVDSSGRVRGEAHGSKDDVAAALLDVAAALLAPSVD, encoded by the coding sequence GTGCGGATCGTTCTCGGCGTCGCCGGGGGCATCGCCGCCTATAAGGCCGTGCTCCTGCTGCGACTGCTGCGCGAGGCCGGCCACGAGGTCCGGGTCGTGCCCACGAGCGCCGCCCTCGAGTTCGTCGGAGCCCCCACGTGGGAGGCGCTCTCCGGCCGGCCGGCACGCCCGGACGTCTTCTCCGGGGCGCTCGAGGTGGACCACGTCCGCATCGGCCGCGAGGCGGACCTGGCGATCGTCGCCCCGGCGACCGCGGACCTGCTGGCCCGCGCGGCCGGCGGTCACGCGGACGACCTGCTCTCCTCGACGCTGCTCACCCTCACGGCGCCGGTGCTCATGGCCCCGGCGATGCATACCGAGATGTGGCAGCACCCCGCGACCGCCGCGAACGTCGCGACCCTGCGCGCCCGCGGCATCCACGTCCTCGACCCGGACTCCGGCCGCCTCACGGGCAGCGACACCGGTCCCGGGCGGCTTCCGGAACCCGAGGCCATCATGGCCGCGGCCCTCGCCCTCGTTCCGTCGGCGGCGCGAGCGGGCGAGCCGGGGGCACCGGCCGGACCGCTCGGGGGGCGGACCGTCGCGATCTCCGCGGGCGGGACACGCGAACCGCTCGATCCCGTGCGCTTCCTCGGCAACCGATCCTCCGGCCGGCAGGGTCTCGCCCTGGCCCGGGCCGCGGTCGCGGCCGGTGCCCGGGTGCGGCTGGCCGCGGCGAACGTCGACGCCGGCCTCCTCGCGGGTCTTCCCCGCGGGGTCGAGGTGCGCGCGGTGGAGACCACCGCCGAGCTCGACCGGGCCATGACCGCCTGGGCCGCCGACGCGGACCTGCTCGTCATGGCCGCCGCCGTGGCGGACTACCGCCCCGCCCGCCCGGCCGCCGCCAAGCTGAAGAAGACGGCCGGCCCGCCGACGATCGAACTCGTGCAGAATCCCGACATCCTCGCGGGACTCGTGGCCGGACGTCGCCCCGGCCAGGTGATCGTCGGCTTCGCCGCCGAGACCGGCGACGACGCGGGATCGGTGCTCGAGCACGGCCGCACCAAGGCCCGAAGCAAGGGGGCGGATCTGCTCGCCGTGAACGAGGTCGGTGCGAGCGCCGGCTTCGGCGACGTGCCGAACCGGGTCACCCTCGTGGACTCCTCCGGCCGCGTGCGCGGCGAGGCCCACGGGAGCAAGGACGACGTCGCCGCGGCCCTCCTCGACGTCGCCGCCGCGCTGCTCGCCCCGTCCGTCGACTGA
- the metK gene encoding methionine adenosyltransferase → MTNRVFTSESVTEGHPDKVCDLISDTLLDALLAEDPRSRVAIETVATTGLVHIVGEINTRAYIEIPALVRATINSIGYTSSEIGFDGDSCGISLSIGQQSPDIARGVDRSLEARQEGEAAEDALDLQGAGDQGLMFGYACSETPELMPLPILLSHRLAERLTAVRKSGEVGGLRPDGKTQVSVRYEGDRPVAVTSLVMSSQHDDDPAVVASLREALTEHVLTPVLETFTARTDLDVSGLDIHVNPTGSFVVGGPMGDAGLTGRKIIVDTYGGMSRHGGGAFSGKDPSKVDRSASYALRWVAKNVVAAGLARRCEVQVSYAIGIAHPISLYVETFGTQTVPVERIEQAVAEVFDLRPAAIIRDLDLLRPIYATTSNYGHFGRELPQFTWERTDRVHDLQTAVG, encoded by the coding sequence GTGACGAATCGAGTGTTCACTTCCGAATCAGTGACCGAGGGCCATCCCGACAAGGTCTGCGACCTCATCTCCGACACCCTGTTGGATGCGCTGCTGGCCGAGGATCCCCGATCCCGGGTGGCGATCGAGACGGTCGCCACGACCGGCCTCGTGCACATCGTCGGCGAGATCAACACGAGGGCCTATATCGAGATCCCGGCGCTCGTGCGGGCCACGATCAACTCGATCGGCTACACCTCCTCCGAGATCGGCTTCGACGGCGACTCCTGCGGAATCTCGCTCTCGATCGGGCAACAGTCCCCGGACATCGCCCGGGGCGTCGACCGCAGCCTCGAGGCACGGCAGGAGGGCGAGGCCGCCGAGGACGCCCTCGACCTGCAGGGGGCCGGCGATCAGGGCCTCATGTTCGGCTATGCGTGCTCCGAGACCCCCGAGCTCATGCCGCTGCCGATCCTGCTCTCGCACCGGCTGGCCGAACGGCTCACCGCCGTGCGCAAGAGCGGCGAGGTCGGCGGGCTGCGACCCGACGGCAAGACCCAGGTGAGCGTGCGCTACGAGGGCGACCGGCCCGTCGCCGTCACCTCGCTGGTCATGTCCTCCCAGCACGACGACGACCCCGCGGTCGTCGCCTCGCTGCGGGAGGCCTTGACCGAGCACGTGCTCACCCCGGTGCTCGAGACCTTCACCGCCCGAACCGACCTCGACGTCTCCGGCCTCGACATCCACGTCAACCCGACCGGCAGCTTCGTCGTCGGCGGGCCGATGGGCGACGCCGGCCTGACCGGCCGCAAGATCATCGTCGACACCTACGGGGGCATGTCCCGGCACGGCGGCGGGGCCTTCTCCGGCAAGGACCCCTCGAAGGTGGACCGGTCCGCGTCCTACGCCCTGCGCTGGGTGGCGAAGAACGTCGTGGCGGCGGGCCTCGCGCGCCGCTGCGAGGTGCAGGTCTCCTACGCGATCGGCATCGCCCACCCGATCTCGCTGTACGTCGAGACCTTCGGCACGCAGACCGTGCCCGTCGAACGGATCGAGCAGGCCGTCGCCGAGGTCTTCGACCTGCGGCCCGCGGCCATCATCCGCGATCTCGACCTGCTCCGGCCGATCTACGCCACGACCTCCAACTACGGCCACTTCGGGCGCGAACTGCCGCAGTTCACGTGGGAGCGGACCGATCGTGTGCACGACCTGCAGACGGCCGTCGGATAG
- a CDS encoding HAD family phosphatase, translating to MSKASGTGAVSTVVYDLGQVLIGWDPNRVWSRTMSPEQISEFTETINFRALNHSLDAGRPFEDAHAQVRATWPAHALPLRQYWDAFADSLTGPIPGSAELVAELHAAGIRLLGLTNWSAETFHHAREAAPALGLLEDILVSGREGVAKPDPAIFSLLIDRFGLRPAETVFVDDSLPNVEAAEAAGLRGIHFRSTADLRRRLADLGLPVDRGRGPSDAPPRTA from the coding sequence ATGAGCAAGGCGAGCGGAACGGGAGCGGTGAGCACCGTCGTCTACGATCTGGGCCAGGTGCTCATCGGCTGGGATCCGAACCGGGTGTGGTCGCGCACGATGAGCCCCGAGCAGATCAGCGAGTTCACCGAGACGATCAACTTCCGTGCGCTCAATCACAGCCTCGACGCGGGGCGCCCGTTCGAGGACGCCCATGCCCAGGTGCGCGCCACGTGGCCCGCGCACGCCCTGCCGCTGCGCCAGTACTGGGACGCCTTCGCCGACTCGCTCACGGGGCCGATCCCCGGGTCCGCCGAGCTCGTGGCCGAACTCCACGCGGCGGGGATCCGGCTGCTCGGGCTGACCAACTGGTCCGCCGAGACGTTCCACCACGCCCGGGAGGCGGCGCCCGCCCTCGGCCTTCTCGAGGACATCCTGGTCTCCGGCCGAGAGGGGGTGGCCAAGCCCGATCCGGCGATCTTCTCGCTGCTCATCGACCGGTTCGGGCTGCGGCCGGCCGAGACCGTCTTCGTCGACGACTCGCTGCCGAATGTCGAGGCCGCCGAGGCCGCCGGTCTGCGCGGCATCCACTTCCGCTCGACCGCCGACCTGCGCCGGCGCCTCGCCGACCTCGGCCTCCCGGTCGATCGCGGGCGCGGCCCGTCCGACGCCCCGCCCCGCACTGCCTAG